AAATGTGATATTTCATAGTTGGTTATTATACTCGATGGGACAAGTTCAAACCGGGTGAATCATCATGGATGAATGGGTGGATGAATTCCGGAGGATCATGTGATTCAATTCCCTAGTATGTCGTTTTCGGGTTGTTTTAAGTTATAATAGTCAAGATATAGAATTATCGTCGTCATTTACGGAGAGAGCACAATGGATTTTGAAATAACTGAGTACAAACGCAGCACGGTGATCTATACCAGCGGCCGGATCGACAGCTATACCGCCCCGGAAGTTGAAGAAGCCTTGAACCAGCTGATTGAAAAGGGTCAATACAACATCATATTTGATATTCGGGATGTGACGTTTGTATCCAGTGCCGGTTGGTGGGCGCTGATCCGGATCCAAAAAGAGGTCAAGAAGATGAACCGCGGTGAACTCGTCCTGGTGAAACTGGATGAGCGTATTAAAGAATCGATGGACCTGGTCGGTATTGCGCCGTATTTCAGGATCTTCAACGAGTTGATTGACGCGGTTGGCGCTTTCTAAGCAACGCATTCCCCCTAGACTTAAAATTAACTGCCCTCAGACGAGGGCAGTTTTTTGATGTCACTCAATATTTACTCTGGGCTACTTTCGTATAGTTTTTGATGGGCTTTACGAATCGCGGCGATGTCCATCTTCTCCACCTGGCGGTCATAGGTCAGGAAGCCATTGATCTCCGTCTCCACATCCGTGGTTTGGGTGTAGACGGCACCGGAGCAGCCCGCTTCGATCCAGGGGATCAGTTCGTCTTGGAGTAATTTGAGATAGCCCTCGGTCAGCGTTTCCTTGCTAGAGAATTTCTTATATCCGAAATTCTTATCCGGGTTCCAGACATGGTCGGAAACGTTCAGACTATAGCCGCCGAATTCGGATAGCACCAGTCCACGGCCGGGTTCAGGCTTTGGGGTGGGGAGGGGTTTGAAATAAATGTGTTCACTCTTGAAATCACCTGCGCCTTGGTTAAACCAACCGCTGGCATGATCCACCAGACGGGTGGGGTCAAATTCCTTAGTCCACTCTGCAATCTCAGCGGAATCAAATTGGCCCCAGCCCTCATTGAAGGGGCCCCAGATGGCGATTGAGACGACATTATATAGGGCGTCTATCATCATCTGGTATTCAGCGCGAAACTCTTCCCTTTTGGACCAATCGTTTCTGCCTAATCGCCAGTAAGCATGGTTGTCCTTGAGGTTCGGCATCACTTTAGGCAGAGCAAACCAGATCGGTTTGGGGCTGATCCCGCCGCTGACCATATCCTGCCAGACGATGATGCCGATCCGGTCACAGTGGGCATAATAGCGGGCTGGCTCGACCTTGATGTGTTTGCGCAGCATGTTGAACCCGGCATCCTTGAGGAACCGGATCTCCCATTGCATGGCTTCGTCCGTGGGCGGCGTGTAGAGCCCATCCGGCCAATAGCCCTGGTCGAGGGGGCCATAGAGGAAAGTCGGTTTACTGTTCAGGCAGAAGCGGAGATGGCCCTGGCTGTCTTTTTCCAGGCTGAACTTGCGCATACCGAAGTAACTGCTCACCTTGTCAATGACTTTGCCATCCCGAAGCAGTTCAATTTCAAGGTCATATAGGAAGGGATTCTCCGGTGACCAGAGAATGGGATTATCGATTTGGAGAGTGAGTGGGCTGGTGACATCGCCTTGGCCTTGGGCGACCAATTTCTTATTAGCAAAGGCCTGGGCGGAGAGCGTCAGATTCTCGCTTGAGTTTGCGACATAGGCCGAAATGTTCAGTTTGCCCTGGTCGAGATCGGGGGTGAATTTGATGGAAGTGATGGATTTCTCAGCGATGGGTTCCAGCCACACGGTTTGCCAGATGCCAGAGATCGGTGTGTACCAGATGAAACCCGGTTTGAGCACCTGCTTGCCGCGCTGATTGGGTTGGGAATCGGTGGGGTCCTGAACCGCTACAACCAATTCATTTTCGCCTTGTTGGATGGCGTTGGTGATATACATTGAAAACGGGTCGTAGCCGCCGGTATGTTCGCCAATTCTTACAGCATTGACCCAAATCTGACAAGCCCAATCAACTGCACCAAAGTTCAGCAGGACGCGGCTGCCGGCCCAGTCTTCGGGAACGGTGAAGGTTCGGCGATACCAGATCTGCTCATCGGGCTGGAGGATGTGCTGCACCCCTGAGAGGGCGCTCTCCGGCGGGAAGGGCACCAGGATTTCACCTGTAAATTCTTCCGGTTGGGGATCACCAAGTTTGTTGATAGCAAATTCCCAGGGGCCATTGAGGTTCAGCCAGCGTTCCCGAACCATCTGGGGCCGGGGATATTCCGGCCAGGGCAGTTTTGGGTCTACCTGATCCGTCCAGGGGGTGGTCAACGTTGCATGTGGGTTTGGTTTGGCTTCTTGGCGCATTTTGCGGCTCCTTGAGGTTGTTGCGTTGTGATATTGTACATGAAATTACCACTGGGTGCACTTAAATCAAAAGGCG
This Chloroflexota bacterium DNA region includes the following protein-coding sequences:
- a CDS encoding STAS domain-containing protein, yielding MDFEITEYKRSTVIYTSGRIDSYTAPEVEEALNQLIEKGQYNIIFDIRDVTFVSSAGWWALIRIQKEVKKMNRGELVLVKLDERIKESMDLVGIAPYFRIFNELIDAVGAF
- a CDS encoding beta-galactosidase; protein product: MRQEAKPNPHATLTTPWTDQVDPKLPWPEYPRPQMVRERWLNLNGPWEFAINKLGDPQPEEFTGEILVPFPPESALSGVQHILQPDEQIWYRRTFTVPEDWAGSRVLLNFGAVDWACQIWVNAVRIGEHTGGYDPFSMYITNAIQQGENELVVAVQDPTDSQPNQRGKQVLKPGFIWYTPISGIWQTVWLEPIAEKSITSIKFTPDLDQGKLNISAYVANSSENLTLSAQAFANKKLVAQGQGDVTSPLTLQIDNPILWSPENPFLYDLEIELLRDGKVIDKVSSYFGMRKFSLEKDSQGHLRFCLNSKPTFLYGPLDQGYWPDGLYTPPTDEAMQWEIRFLKDAGFNMLRKHIKVEPARYYAHCDRIGIIVWQDMVSGGISPKPIWFALPKVMPNLKDNHAYWRLGRNDWSKREEFRAEYQMMIDALYNVVSIAIWGPFNEGWGQFDSAEIAEWTKEFDPTRLVDHASGWFNQGAGDFKSEHIYFKPLPTPKPEPGRGLVLSEFGGYSLNVSDHVWNPDKNFGYKKFSSKETLTEGYLKLLQDELIPWIEAGCSGAVYTQTTDVETEINGFLTYDRQVEKMDIAAIRKAHQKLYESSPE